Below is a window of Plectropomus leopardus isolate mb unplaced genomic scaffold, YSFRI_Pleo_2.0 unplaced_scaffold16372, whole genome shotgun sequence DNA.
ataggtagtaaataaataagtattcACTAAAATGTCTATATGGTAGATTCGGAGAAATTGCAAGCCTGGCTCTTTCTGAAAGTACTAAAAATCCACCTGCCAGCAAAATATAGTTTCTTTAATCTTTACAAAATCAGATGTAAAAAGTTGTGGTATTACAGGAGGGTAACACTTTGATTTCTGAActtttaaacagaatttaagTCAAATCTCTTAATGAAAGTCACCTGTCTGTCGAGCTGACTGAGGACCTCAGTGAGGACCGACTCCGCCGTGCTGTTTTTGGAGACGGAGACGGAGACGAAAGCTGCACCCGacctgaaacacacagcagGTGAGACCATTAACAAACTTTTTTAGTAGTTTGTGGGTCTCTGACAAAAGAATGAAAGTTTCAGTGGAGACTAAATGAATTTTTTCGGACTGTTTCTGATAGTGTGTCTCACCTGGGCCAGCTGGCGTACACCTTGATGACCTCAGTATCTCGGGGTTTGGCCCTCAGCAGCCAGGCGTCCCCTCCGTCCTTCAGAGAGCCTCGGTTGTCTGGACCGCCGTTGCGGTTGAGGATGTCTTCAGTATGGAGACGCTGCATGCCGCCGACCTCCTGCAGC
It encodes the following:
- the LOC121964615 gene encoding diacylglycerol kinase theta; this encodes MKVFDGDDAVKRGFFRLVSMLRATRNEEVVEAALRAFYLPDEPQDYELQEVGGMQRLHTEDILNRNGGPDNRGSLKDGGDAWLLRAKPRDTEVIKVYASWPRSGAAFVSVSVSKNSTAESVLTEVLSQLDRQDEDVSSFSLLEVYMSSKQGER